One Citrus sinensis cultivar Valencia sweet orange chromosome 5, DVS_A1.0, whole genome shotgun sequence genomic window, ATATTGCCTTAAAATCTCGGTAGCATATGCATGCTTGACCAGCAAATCAATtagacatatataattatcaaCCACACAGGAAATCAGCAAATCAGTGGTTTCatgaatttgtaatatttgaaCATCAGAATATGAAGAGTACAGGGCAATGGGAAAAAGTAATTAACCAACCAAATAACTTTAAATCCAAATAAGATAAGTAACGTATGAAAGCAGGGTTGAAGCCCACCTTAGAAGCTCCTGTCTATGAAGGCCAATAAATCTCCTGCTATCTGTTTACTTAGATCTTTATGTATTTCTATACACTTTTTACTCTACTCTGTTGTTCAACCTTCTTTGGTTTTATGTATCTATTTTATGTGTATTGAGAAGGCTAGTTACTAGGTGTCAACTCTTctctttaaaagataaagttttgagaaaaggaaagaaagaccACGGCCAACTACCTTGTCACATTTTGCATACCAAAATTGGATATTAATTATGGTCACTGTCTTCAACCTGCTAaccaaatccaaaaaaattggTCTTCCCGATTGAGTAAGTGAGCCCTGAAAAGACATTACCCAGCTTAAAAGCCAAATGAATGTAGACTTGTGATTGGTGCAATTggttttaaagaaattagtaTGCATCCCCACTGAAAGCCAGTAAATAGAGTTGAAGAAGATGCTAATGTGCCACAGCTAACATAAGCATAATTTGATCAGCCGAATGACTACCAAATGAAAAAGCAACATAAACTTAACAGAACTGTTAGGATTAATCGAAGACACATATATTTGTGCCAATTTTCACACCTTTAGCATTCAAACCTTGCTCTAGAACAACTGCTGTGGTCCGATGCTGCAGGCAAAAAATTTGACCTACTCACTCACCAACCTAGccccaaataaaatttttgaaattcctTGAAAACCTTAACATTatatccaaataaaataaacataacttGTGTTTGTGACGTAATGAGATTGCAGTGCATTTGTAGAGTGTACACTTATCTGCCATTTCGTCggaacaaatttttttacttctctTAAAATTTGCATAATAAATAGCAATATGGACAAGTACCTACTTATGAAAGTGTTAAGatatttttacatttcttttttttttttaaggagtAAAAGTGATtattcattttgttgataCCCATTTACTCTATAAATGCCACCATGATCACTGAGATATGTTCATGAATAAGCATCTACCATCAGATCGATTCGAAAACGGAAAGgaatagagaaataaaaggtgaaacaaatgaaataattaaggaGAGGAACGAGATTCTATTGTCTGGTTATAACTGGAAATCAAGCATGaaaaaggaattgattttttttttttttggttgacaGAATACACTTtcaactagaaaaaaaaaatttgaatttgatatttaacagaaaattcaaataaaatcaaattcatttgtaatttaagttcatttcattcttaaaatttgacatatagaataaaatttataaatgtttcaaatacaaaaacatattactattcaaaataataaaaattttcatgcaaaaagttaaaaaataaaataaaactgttTGATGGAGAATGAAATTGAGCAGGGAAAGTTTGATGGAAGATGCACACAtatatttttgagtttttttagtTCATCTATTAATCCCCAGAAACCAGTTGCAGAACTAGTGGgaaatcatatattttttaatggaaaCAAATACGAAATTGGTCCTCAAATTATTGTGTAATGCATTTTGCAAGAAATTTGATAGCCTGATTATGTTATCCACGTCTTGAACTTTTCAAGTTATGACGTACCTTTATGTAAAGATCAAATGTTTCAAGATCCAAGATTTAAGGTGGCCCAATGCTTCAATATTGTTAGTGTTGCGGTCTCAAGTTTTATAATCTTCTCCTaagatttcttctttttcctcgcTTCAACCATGTGTGAACAGTTAGGGTTTACTATTTTGAGGCTGTATAAATAATGGGTGAAATTCGGGGTTTGTAACTTGGAAGCGAAAGACAAGAAGATGTTTTATGTAGGGAAAAGGGAATTTTACGGGCAAAGATCCTGAAATTTCAGAATAATTGAGGGAGACAAGAGGGAGTTCATATTTCGTTGgagacaaagaaaataaaagggaaggttgagtttttatacttgaaaataaatgagaaattttaaaagtaaggacaccttttatttaattaaagatgaCTCATTATTTAGCGATGAgtcatttttatattgtaagtAAAAGTAACTTTATAATAGATGacgttaaaaaataaataaaagtcatCTAAACTAATAGATGACAATTAATAGCATGCGCGTCGTGTATTACACGTCATCTTTGTCATGTTTTGTGGTAGTGTTTGTTGCTAAACCatacaattatgaaattttgctaCTCAATCTTGTATTGTTGTATTTCCTTGCTTTCAGTTTTCTTGATCGGAAcaaacaacataaataatgatgctatattaaaaaaaaattaaaagaatttcacTCGTCCTTCATTTGTTATCAACAATATGATATTGCCTGGGATCTTTCGGCTTAATCTTCCCGTGCCCATTGGCCAAACTTGCATTCTCAGCAattcttctccatttcttAATCCTTTTATCCATATGCTTTGTTAATGCACAGTACTGTTGCAATTTTTTAGGCATTGCATCATAAATTTGCCACCATTTCTTATGAGCTGAATCACTGGCAAATACATGGCGACTCACCATGTCCCAATTGCAATCATAGTCCTTGTAACACATCCATGGCTTTAACCCCAGATAATGAATTGCATAAAGACCATCACCCACTTGATGTTCCTTATCGTCTTGCTTTGAAAactgttgggaaaatatgctctttaaaagcatatgtgtttatttaattgtaataaataattttctgattaataaaataaatgaggtattttattcaaatatcttaattgcattaatatttgtattaaagtccatttaatcatattatatgtatttatgtgatcactatgtggattcacagaagatataaatataagttatcttatgattaaataaatttagttcgcagttgataaataaagttgggcactttatttaggtatagaatgtaataaattcattgaatgatttgtcttaatcatatatgaatttattgatgcagtacgactacattgaacaggatcacatatgagatttaattaactttataataattgtcagacttattaaatctcataggcgttgattttattgtaatcttaatcttgagttaattatgatttcatgattgtaattgttattccatttgagttaccaatgggcacgacacatccttgtggtcaagattacccggtatcttagtgggagcaattatgagtattggagttatggattaacaatatagaatttgtacaacacatctcttgatgggttttcggcacttgatcatagaattctctggccagagtgtgtcaacatatttagtatgttgaaaatgatcattagagaaaaccagtaaggatcaaggaataagatattattaaattgattggatagttgagatatcaatttaattaacgatgtggtacaaaggattgtgcagtaaagaaatcaatgtggcttgggacgaattattattccaCCATGTGAACACTTCATTAAGACATCCCTGGTCACCTCCATTGTATGACGAAACCTTAAAGCTTTTGAGCATCATATCTTCAAACTTGCACAATGATGGCTCAATCACCATCACCCCAGAATTGAACAACACTTTGTCATTTCCTGCTGCTGATAATTCAGGGTAAAAGAAGAATTCATCGATGTTTTTGAGTACTAAAAGATCAGAATCaatgaagataattttatcatattcaGTGAGTTGCCATACTCTAAGCTTGCTATAATTCCACTTATTGTACGAATCTTTCTTGGCAAAGGGGCTACGTATGCGCGAAATCCACTTGGTTTTCCATCCGGCAGCTCTCAGGCCACGGAGAGACTTGCCACTTATTGATTTATCATGAAGGAGAACGAGATCTCTCGTCGAGTTTTTTTGGATTATGCTTTGCGCTAAAGCTATTGCACCACATACATAAGCTTCTGATGATTGTAGGACGGTTACATAAGCTTCTCTTTGATGGTACGTTGTGTAGTTCAGTTTTGCTAGTCTTGCTTGTGACATAAAATATCTCCATATTTCTTTGCctgtaaatcaaaataaaagcactcaaatattaattttaggttaattttgcaaaattaagaaaaatgaattacaTATGAAGGTTTTGAAGAAGTCGTGGCGTCCGGATTAGGTTATACTTTCACTGAAATTGAAAGTGCAATTCTCTAATGCCACATAAGTCTTAATTAGgaaattgatttatgttgGCTGAGTTACCAAATTTTGATGCCTTGGCAAATTTTCATACAATCAGAATCATGACTGCTGCCTGTATACATTCTGTGTCTGTAGATTATTACAACTCTTTAaggatatcaaaattaaagaacCGGTCAAATTTAAACCAATTACACTTGTGCACGAGTTGGGCAAATTTAATTTGGATTTGTCTCATTTATTAATGCTGAAcgaataatttactaaaatttgaaacaaaagaaagcaGTAAATTAATGACCCACCATGACCAGATAAATCACCCactaacctttttttttcccctcagaACACCTCAAATTTccgaagaaaaataaaataaaatctcctGCATCCATTTCTTGtgaacattttatatttttttatatgcaacaagctttcattaaaatttaagactctATCCTCTAGAATAAACTCCAAAACATATcgattaaaatcataatatttttgttctcaCTATAGATTCGCCTATATAAGCGACCATTaaagtaggaaaaaaaataacaataagagCCTAAATACTACTTCGTAAATAATCAAGAAATATGACAAGCAACAAGAACAACAACTACAGATTCATAAAGATTTTTACGAAATTTTAAGTCACATTTTAATGCATATAACATTGTAAAATTCTTGGAACTGAGTACAAACAGTAAGTTAGCATTTGGTTAGAAAATTGTTCAGgggattttcttcttcaagtgaTGACCAAATTTTCTTCAGTTTCCAAACTACTCGCTATCTAAAACACAAACAAAATGTTTTCGAGAAaccagggaaaaaaaaaagaagaagaagcaaaactCACCAGTTTGAGCATAAGCAGGAGCAATTTGGCATGACCCAACAGGCAGCAATACTTTATGTTTTAATCTCCTCAAGTCAGGCTTATAAACCCAATAATCCCCTGCATGCTCCACAAGATCATCACACCTGAACATCTCCACCATGGCCCCACAAGAACCCACAAAGACAACGTACACCGGCCGATCAACATCAGGTTTCAACCACCCACTCTCCACCGCTAGATTCGCCACCACGAGATTCACTTGCAACCTAAACACATCCCCCATCCCACCACCTCCATCTCCATCTCCTCGGCAGGGAACCCTAGCCACTATCACGTCGAGGTACCCGTAATCCTGCGCCGGCATGGGTATCTCCGGGCACGCCGGTGGGGCCCATTTGTGATCTTCATCAATCCACTACGGGAAAAAGTCTTCCCACTTTTTATCCTCACCCACATGGTCGAAACGTACGTGAACAGTTTCAAAATGCATGTCACCACGTACGCCATCATCGTCGTCGTCGTTTATATTTACTAAACcaactttaattttgtgacCGTTGATGTGTTTTTCGACAATATCGAGCCATTTGGGTCTGTGTATTAAGTGGTTagtattgtatttattatttggcTCGTAAGCCAAATGGGGTTGTTGTTTAGGTTTGAACGACAAAACGATAAGGAAAAGCGAGAAGGagaggagaagaagagagattaTGAAGAGCTTTTGACTGAAATTTGTGGGTTTGttagaagaagatgatgatgaagctgCAGccatttgattgaattttgcTTCACATCTTTGTTGAAAGTTGAAAGATTTGTTTTGAGTCgacattttgttttaagttaTATCCAAAGCATCGAATTGGAATGAAAAGATTGCATTGCAGCATGTTGAGC contains:
- the LOC127902158 gene encoding putative UDP-glucuronate:xylan alpha-glucuronosyltransferase 5, producing the protein MPAQDYGYLDVIVARVPCRGDGDGGGGMGDVFRLQVNLVVANLAVESGWLKPDVDRPVYVVFVGSCGAMVEMFRCDDLVEHAGDYWVYKPDLRRLKHKVLLPVGSCQIAPAYAQTGEFCFFFFFFSLVSRKHFVCVLDSE